A segment of the Chloroflexota bacterium genome:
GAGCAGGTTCTGCTCGGTGCCGGCGCTGATGAGCGTGCGCGTGGCCTCCACCAGGAGCTGCGACGACGCGGGCTCGGCGACCGGCGTCTCGGCAATCCTCACCTCACTCGGTGAGGGAAACTCGATTTGGCGGGCAATGCGCGACACAGAACTATCCAATCGGAGAAGTCCGACGGCAAGGATGCCGCACCCGTGACGCCCTGTCAGGCACGACGGGCCGCGAAACAACCCAGGGTCGCGGCACGGCGCTCGCCCGCGAGGGCTCGCGACCGGATCGCCGGCAGTCGCCCTCGCACCGTCCACACGGCGATAGTCCGACGAAAGCGATGCGCGTCGACTCGTTCAGGGCTTGACGGCAATCGCCTCGCCAAACGCAAGCGCCCCGACCGCGCCGATGTGGTTCATCCACTCGTCGTGCTCGAGGCGCCAGTGATCGAACTGCTCCTGCGTGGCCAGCCCGTATTTCGTCGCCGCCGCGATCACGTCCGTCGAGTAGAACCAGTCGCCGATGAAGGCGTGAAGAAACGCGATGTCCGCGGGCGCGCTGAAGATATCGAAGGAAGCCGTCGCGTTGATGTCGGAAAACCCCGCCTCGATGAGCTTGTTCTTCAGCTCCTTGCCCATCTGGGGATGGCCGCCGTTTGCCTCGAGCAGGTTGCCAAACGTGGCCCAGGCGTCGGCCGTGTATTCGGTGTCGGGTTCCAGGAACGACGAACCAAGGATGAATTCGCGGCTGGCGATGATGCCGCCCGGCTTCAACACACGCTTCACCTCGGCCAGCGTCTTCGACGTGTCCGGGACGTGCATGAGCACAGCGTGGCAGTGGGCGATGTCGAAGGAGTTGTCATCGAATGGCAGATCGGTCACGTCGCCAACGTGGAAGGTCGCGTTTTGGTGACCTCCCGCCTCTG
Coding sequences within it:
- a CDS encoding methyltransferase domain-containing protein; the protein is MTDSTYTMGYSEEFRQMLNRRSAESHAAHLMPLLEPGMRVLDFGCGPGTITVGLARAVDPGEVHGIDVEESQIDLARAAAEAGGHQNATFHVGDVTDLPFDDNSFDIAHCHAVLMHVPDTSKTLAEVKRVLKPGGIIASREFILGSSFLEPDTEYTADAWATFGNLLEANGGHPQMGKELKNKLIEAGFSDINATASFDIFSAPADIAFLHAFIGDWFYSTDVIAAATKYGLATQEQFDHWRLEHDEWMNHIGAVGALAFGEAIAVKP